One Desulfobulbus propionicus DSM 2032 DNA segment encodes these proteins:
- a CDS encoding cobyric acid synthase: MSNEAACLAVLGTGSDVGKSIVTTALCRIFANRGIRVAPFKAQNMSNNSGVTPEGAEMGRAQIVQAEAARVAPHCDMNPVLLKPVSDVGSQVVLNGVAWMDASSQSYYTKKDYLFTESCAALARLRASCDLVIMEGAGSCAEVNLMAHDIVNLRMAAHAGAPVILVADIDRGGVFAQIVGTLACVSPEQQAQIRGFVINRFRGDISLFQPGIDWIERRTGKPVYGVLPWYKHFHIEAEDAVVIENAPRFSPDAVAEPTIGVIRLPHISNFTDFDPLAQLPGCRLVYLQQPQELEQLKAVILPGSKATCADLQWLADSGWRDHLLRYAAAGGHLLGICGGYQMLGTWVHDPDGIEGPPGSTAGLGLLPVETVLRAPKTTTLTDFSWDGIPGKGYEIHMGRTEPPAGQALVRVERRNGVACTDQDGCISANGRVIGTYMHGLFDAPAITRCWLAGVGLEDIAVDTLHGPAARDQAYEQLTAHAGRHLDIAAIIALLPPELQERLR, from the coding sequence ATGTCGAACGAAGCAGCCTGTCTGGCGGTGCTTGGCACCGGTTCGGACGTGGGCAAGAGTATCGTCACCACCGCCCTGTGCCGGATCTTCGCCAACCGGGGCATCCGGGTGGCGCCGTTCAAGGCCCAGAACATGTCGAACAATTCCGGGGTCACTCCGGAAGGGGCGGAGATGGGCCGGGCCCAGATCGTCCAAGCCGAGGCGGCCCGGGTGGCGCCGCACTGCGACATGAACCCCGTGCTGCTCAAGCCGGTCAGCGATGTCGGCTCGCAGGTGGTGCTCAACGGCGTGGCCTGGATGGACGCCTCCTCCCAATCCTACTACACCAAAAAAGACTATCTCTTTACCGAGAGCTGCGCGGCCCTGGCCCGGCTGCGCGCCAGCTGCGATCTGGTGATCATGGAGGGGGCCGGTTCCTGCGCCGAGGTCAATCTGATGGCGCATGACATCGTCAACCTGCGCATGGCCGCCCATGCCGGGGCGCCGGTGATTCTTGTCGCCGACATCGATCGGGGCGGAGTGTTCGCCCAGATCGTCGGCACCCTGGCCTGTGTCTCGCCCGAGCAGCAGGCCCAGATCCGCGGCTTTGTCATCAACCGGTTCCGGGGCGATATCAGCCTGTTCCAACCCGGGATCGACTGGATCGAGCGGCGCACCGGCAAACCGGTCTACGGGGTGCTGCCCTGGTACAAACATTTCCACATCGAGGCCGAGGATGCGGTGGTGATCGAGAACGCCCCCAGGTTCAGCCCCGATGCTGTCGCCGAACCAACCATCGGTGTTATCCGCCTCCCCCATATCTCCAACTTCACCGATTTCGATCCCCTGGCCCAGCTCCCCGGCTGCCGGCTGGTCTACCTGCAGCAACCGCAGGAGCTGGAGCAACTCAAGGCCGTGATCCTGCCCGGATCCAAGGCCACCTGCGCCGATCTGCAGTGGCTGGCGGACAGCGGCTGGCGCGACCATCTGCTGCGCTATGCGGCCGCCGGCGGTCACCTGCTCGGCATCTGCGGCGGCTACCAGATGCTCGGCACCTGGGTGCATGATCCGGACGGCATCGAAGGCCCGCCCGGTTCGACCGCCGGACTCGGCCTGCTGCCGGTGGAAACGGTGCTCAGGGCACCCAAGACCACCACCCTGACCGATTTTTCCTGGGACGGGATTCCCGGCAAGGGCTACGAGATCCACATGGGCCGGACCGAACCGCCCGCGGGCCAGGCGTTGGTGCGGGTGGAGCGCCGCAACGGCGTGGCCTGCACGGATCAGGACGGCTGCATCAGTGCGAACGGCCGGGTGATCGGCACCTACATGCACGGTCTGTTCGACGCCCCGGCCATCACCCGGTGCTGGCTGGCTGGCGTCGGCCTGGAAGACATCGCCGTGGACACCCTCCACGGCCCGGCGGCTCGCGACCAAGCCTACGAACAGCTGACGGCCCATGCCGGCCGCCACCTGGACATTGCCGCGATCATCGCCTTGTTGCCACCGGAGCTGCAGGAGCGACTGCGATGA
- a CDS encoding threonine-phosphate decarboxylase, which yields MIQGHGGNVAALAEELGCRPEEIVDMSSNINPLGSVPGLIDHLREHLGRIRVLPEVDGKGAIRAIAALLGVDEQRVLAGGGTTQFIYTACAALASRRALIVGPTYADYTDGCRVHGVEPDFFLAGPETGFAPDVERLAARLSAYDTVFLCNPNNPTGQLIDPAALVQLCRHHPQVRFVIDESYLPFVPAEQARSLSNCLLDNVVVLWSVSKIFGMPGLRAGFLVANGPLIDRFRRYMQPWSVNTLAQEAVCFLGRNQEAVEAFIERTRAYLSEEGTLFRQRLHGGRLHVYPSTTSYFLLRLPEDHTAAGICRALAERRFLIRNCANFHGLDERYIRIALKDAATNRAVAEHLLAAIGAGQAGRP from the coding sequence ATGATCCAGGGACACGGAGGCAACGTCGCCGCCCTGGCCGAGGAACTGGGCTGTCGGCCGGAAGAGATCGTTGACATGAGCAGCAACATCAATCCGCTCGGTTCGGTCCCGGGGCTGATCGATCACCTTCGGGAACACCTCGGCCGCATCCGGGTGCTGCCGGAGGTCGACGGCAAGGGAGCCATCCGGGCCATTGCCGCCCTGCTTGGAGTGGACGAGCAGCGGGTGCTGGCCGGCGGCGGCACTACCCAGTTCATCTACACCGCCTGCGCGGCGCTGGCTTCCCGCCGGGCGCTGATTGTCGGCCCCACCTATGCCGACTACACCGACGGCTGCCGGGTGCACGGCGTCGAGCCCGATTTTTTCCTCGCTGGCCCGGAAACCGGTTTTGCCCCGGATGTGGAGCGGCTGGCGGCCCGTCTGTCCGCCTACGACACTGTTTTCCTCTGCAACCCCAACAATCCCACCGGTCAGCTGATCGACCCTGCGGCCCTTGTGCAGCTCTGCCGCCACCACCCTCAGGTGCGCTTTGTGATCGACGAATCCTACCTGCCCTTTGTGCCGGCGGAGCAGGCGCGCAGCCTCAGCAATTGCCTGCTCGACAATGTGGTGGTGCTGTGGTCGGTGTCGAAAATCTTCGGCATGCCTGGCCTGCGGGCCGGTTTTCTGGTGGCCAATGGGCCGCTGATCGACCGCTTCCGCCGCTACATGCAGCCCTGGAGCGTCAACACCCTGGCCCAGGAGGCGGTCTGCTTTCTCGGTCGCAACCAAGAGGCGGTGGAGGCCTTCATCGAGCGGACCCGTGCCTACCTGTCCGAGGAAGGAACGCTGTTTCGCCAGCGGTTGCACGGCGGTCGCCTGCATGTGTACCCGAGCACCACCTCCTATTTTCTCCTCAGACTGCCCGAGGACCACACGGCCGCCGGAATTTGCCGCGCCTTGGCCGAGCGGCGCTTTCTCATCCGCAACTGTGCCAATTTCCATGGCCTCGACGAGCGCTACATTCGCATCGCCCTCAAGGACGCGGCCACTAACCGGGCAGTGGCCGAACACCTGCTGGCGGCGATTGGCGCGGGCCAGGCGGGACGGCCATGA
- a CDS encoding cob(I)yrinic acid a,c-diamide adenosyltransferase produces MVGYVQVYTGDGKGKTTAALGLALRAAGAGLKVYIGQLIKNADYSELNVLERLADCITVRQFGRGCFLLTEPSPGDRDAARHALEEIGQVLRAGEHEVVIADEANVACALGLLTEADLLALIDQRPPQVELVLTGRGAPASVLARADLVTEMRAVKHYYDRGVLARKGIEG; encoded by the coding sequence ATGGTGGGGTACGTTCAGGTCTATACCGGGGACGGCAAGGGCAAGACCACCGCAGCCCTTGGATTGGCTTTGCGGGCTGCCGGCGCCGGGCTCAAGGTCTACATCGGCCAGTTGATCAAAAACGCCGACTACAGTGAGCTCAACGTGTTGGAGCGCCTTGCCGATTGCATCACCGTTAGGCAGTTCGGAAGGGGCTGTTTCTTGCTCACCGAGCCCTCCCCAGGCGACAGGGACGCGGCCCGTCATGCCCTGGAGGAGATTGGGCAGGTGCTGCGGGCGGGCGAACACGAGGTGGTCATCGCCGACGAGGCCAATGTGGCCTGTGCCTTGGGGCTGCTCACCGAGGCCGACTTGCTGGCGCTGATCGACCAGCGGCCGCCGCAGGTGGAACTGGTGCTGACTGGACGAGGCGCGCCGGCATCGGTGCTGGCCCGTGCCGATCTGGTCACCGAGATGCGGGCGGTGAAGCATTACTACGACCGGGGCGTTCTCGCCCGCAAGGGCATTGAAGGCTAA
- the cbiB gene encoding adenosylcobinamide-phosphate synthase CbiB — MNAALGEWLPWMALPAAFALDALLGDPRWLPHPVRWMGRTIQLAEPLFRRWFKNELLAGLCFALSLILGCWALAFLIVRQAYGLHALAGFALETIMLFYCFSARSLAQAALEIDASLAAGEVDRARSQVAMIVGRDVERYGADDIARATVETVAENVVDGVLSPLFFAAIGGAPLALAYKMVNTLDSMVGYKNPRYLLFGRAAARIDDAANFLPARLSVGLIALACRLVAGASSRRALATGWREGANHASPNAGYPEAAFAGALGVRLNGPNSYHGVLVEKPYIGVGLGSVTLGHIRQACRLMTWTSLAGCLVAWQLSLVVSLF; from the coding sequence ATGAACGCGGCCCTGGGCGAGTGGCTCCCGTGGATGGCCCTGCCAGCGGCCTTTGCCTTGGACGCCCTGCTGGGGGACCCCCGCTGGTTGCCCCACCCGGTGCGCTGGATGGGGCGGACTATCCAGCTGGCCGAGCCGCTGTTTCGTCGCTGGTTCAAGAATGAGCTGCTGGCCGGTCTGTGCTTTGCCCTGAGCTTGATCCTCGGCTGCTGGGCGCTCGCCTTCCTGATCGTTCGTCAAGCCTATGGCCTGCATGCCCTGGCAGGGTTCGCGCTGGAAACCATCATGCTTTTCTACTGCTTCTCGGCCCGCTCGCTGGCCCAGGCGGCCCTGGAGATCGACGCTTCCCTGGCCGCCGGCGAGGTGGACAGGGCCCGTTCCCAGGTGGCGATGATTGTCGGCCGGGATGTGGAACGATATGGGGCGGACGATATCGCCCGGGCCACGGTGGAGACCGTGGCCGAAAATGTGGTCGACGGCGTGCTCTCGCCGCTGTTTTTCGCCGCCATCGGTGGCGCGCCCCTGGCCCTGGCCTACAAGATGGTCAATACCCTGGACTCCATGGTGGGCTACAAGAATCCGCGCTACCTGCTGTTTGGCCGGGCTGCGGCCCGTATCGACGATGCGGCCAACTTCCTGCCCGCCCGCCTATCGGTGGGGCTGATCGCCTTGGCCTGCCGCCTGGTGGCCGGCGCCTCCAGCCGCCGCGCCCTGGCCACGGGCTGGCGGGAAGGGGCCAACCATGCCAGTCCCAATGCCGGCTATCCGGAGGCCGCCTTTGCCGGTGCGCTGGGGGTGCGGTTGAACGGTCCCAACTCCTACCACGGGGTGCTGGTGGAAAAACCCTACATCGGTGTGGGGCTGGGATCGGTGACCCTCGGCCATATCCGGCAGGCCTGCCGCCTGATGACTTGGACTTCGCTGGCGGGCTGCCTGGTGGCCTGGCAGTTGTCGCTTGTCGTGTCCTTGTTCTGA